A genomic region of Saccopteryx bilineata isolate mSacBil1 chromosome 1, mSacBil1_pri_phased_curated, whole genome shotgun sequence contains the following coding sequences:
- the MCCD1 gene encoding mitochondrial coiled-coil domain protein 1: MGLPLPWFSRCGRLLLPPRPPAPRGPHRHCSQSPKASTEEQTSSTGSGKRSPTMGAPRAQLAQAEELLEQQLELYQALLEGQEGAWEAQALVLKIQKLKEQMRRHRESLGGDT, encoded by the exons ATGGGCCTCCCTCTGCCCTGGTTCTCCCGATGCGGTcgcctcctcctgcctcccaggcCCCCGGCCCCGCGGGGCCCCCACAGGCACTGCTCCCAGAGCCCCAAAGCAAGCACGGAAGAGCAGACCAGCTCCACGGGCAGTGGGAAGAGGTCTCCCACCATG GGCGCCCCCCGTGCGCAGCTGGCCCAGGCCGAGGAGCTGCTGGAGCAGCAGCTGGAGCTGTACCAGGCCCTGCtggaggggcaggaaggggccTGGGAGGCACAGGCCCTGGTGCTCAAGATCCAGAAGCTGAAGGAACAGATGAGGAGACACCGCGAGAGCCTGGGAGGGGACACCTGA